One region of Carassius gibelio isolate Cgi1373 ecotype wild population from Czech Republic chromosome A1, carGib1.2-hapl.c, whole genome shotgun sequence genomic DNA includes:
- the LOC128015169 gene encoding protein CREG1-like: protein MNRALFAVCLALIAAHSVPLSVPPHEEVARMARFVVNKCDWASMATISTHDPVRGQPFSNAFSISDGPAGNGTGTPYMYLTHMEISVQDLQVNPQASLSVSLAQTSYCKNHGFDPQSPLCAHIILSGSVVEVNGSEASVAKATLFSRHPEMIDWPTDHNWFFAKMNITQVWVLDYFGGVKTVTPQEYYRATP, encoded by the exons ATGAATCGCGCGCTCTTCGCGGTGTGCCTTGCGCTCATCGCCGCTCACAGCGTCCCGCTGTCGGTTCCGCCACATGAGGAAGTCGCCCGGATGGCTCGGTTTGTGGTCAATAAGTGTGACTGGGCTTCAATGGCGACGATCTCTACTCACGACCCTGTCAGAGGACAGCCGTTCTCCAACGCCTTCTCCATCAGCGACGGGCCCGCGGGGAACGGAACCGGGACACCCTACATGTACCTCACACACATGGAGATTTCAGTTCAGGACCTGCAG gTGAATCCGCAGgcatctctgtctgtgtctctggcTCAGACCAGCTACTGTAAGAATCATGGATTCGATCCTCAGAGTCCGCTGTGTGCCCACATCATCCTGTCCGGCTCCGTTGTCGAG GTGAACGGCAGTGAGGCTTCAGTGGCTAAAGCCACTCTGTTCAGCAGACATCCAGAGATGATCGACTGGCCCACCGACCACAACTGGTTCTTTGCAAAGATGAATATCACACAGGTTTGGGTGCTCGATTACTTCGGTGGAGTAAAAACTGTGACACCTCAGGAGTATTACAGAGCCACTCCATGA
- the LOC128015208 gene encoding histone H2A, sperm-like isoform X2: MSGRGKKIVAAPKTKSSVSRSSRAGLQFPVGRIARLLRKGNYAARIGSGAAVYLTAVIEYLCAEVLELAGNASRDNKKLRIAPRHIQLAVRNDEELNTLLGGVTISEGGVLPNIQAQLLPKKTKGSRDPNTSKEVQSQDF, translated from the exons ATGTCTGGTCGCGGTAAGAAGATCGTCGCTGCACCAAAGACCAAGTCGTCCGTGTCGCGCTCCTCCCGCGCGGGCCTTCAGTTCCCTGTTGGCCGCATCGCGCGTCTCCTGCGGAAGGGAAACTACGCGGCGCGCATCGGCTCCGGAGCGGCGGTGTATCTAACGGCGGTTATCGAGTATCTGTGCGCGGAG GTGCTGGAGCTGGCGGGAAACGCAAGCCGCGACAACAAGAAGCTGCGCATCGCGCCGCGTCACATCCAGTTGGCGGTGCGCAACGACGAAGAGCTGAACACCCTGCTGGGCGGCGTCACGATCTCAGAGGGCGGCGTGCTGCCCAATATCCAGGCGCAGCTGCTGCCCAAGAAGACCAAAGGTTCGCGGGACCCGAACACCAGTAAAGAAGTCCAATCACAGGACTTCTGA
- the LOC128015208 gene encoding histone H2A, sperm-like isoform X1, with amino-acid sequence MSGRGKKIVAAPKTKSSVSRSSRAGLQFPVGRIARLLRKGNYAARIGSGAAVYLTAVIEYLCAEVLELAGNASRDNKKLRIAPRHIQLAVRNDEELNTLLGGVTISEGGVLPNIQAQLLPKKTKGSRDPNTSKEVQSQDF; translated from the coding sequence ATGTCTGGTCGCGGTAAGAAGATCGTCGCTGCACCAAAGACCAAGTCGTCCGTGTCGCGGTCGTCCCGCGCGGGCCTTCAGTTCCCTGTTGGCCGCATCGCGCGTCTCCTGCGGAAGGGAAACTACGCGGCGCGCATCGGCTCCGGAGCGGCGGTGTATCTAACGGCGGTTATCGAGTATCTGTGCGCGGAGGTGCTGGAGCTGGCGGGAAACGCAAGCCGCGACAACAAGAAGCTGCGCATCGCGCCGCGTCACATCCAGTTGGCGGTGCGCAACGACGAAGAGCTGAACACCCTGCTGGGCGGCGTCACGATCTCAGAGGGCGGCGTGCTGCCCAATATCCAGGCGCAGCTGCTGCCCAAGAAGACCAAAGGTTCGCGGGACCCGAACACCAGTAAAGAAGTCCAATCACAGGACTTCTGA